The Roseofilum capinflatum BLCC-M114 sequence CTAGTAGACGGGAGTGGAGATAGAAGACATCCCCAGGATAGGCTTCACGACCGGGAGGACGACGCAGCAGCAGGGACATTTGCCGGTAGGCTTGGGCTTGTTTACTCAAGTCATCATAGATCACTAGAGTATGTTTGCCTTTGTACATGAAGTATTCCGCCATACTTGCCCCAGTGTAGGGAGCAATATATTGCAGGGTAGCGGGGTCACTGGCGTTAGCGGCAACCACGATGGTGTAGTCCATGGCTCCCTTTTCTTCCAGGGTAGCGACCACTTGGGCAACCGTGGAGGCTTTTTGACCGATCGCCACATAGACGCAAATCACATCTTCTGACTTCTGATTAATAATCGTATCAATGGCAACGGTGGTTTTTCCGGTTTGGCGATCGCCAATAATCAGCTCCCGTTGGCCCCGACCGACGGGAATCATGGCATCAATCGCCGTAATTCCAGTTTGCAGGGGTTCGCAAACGGATTGACGAGCAATAATTCCTGGAGCTGGAGATTCAATTAACCGGCTTTCGGAAGTTTTGATATCCCCTTTACCATCAATCGGTTCACCCAAGGGGTTAACCACCCGGCCAACCATGGCTTCACCGACGGGGACTTGGGCAATCCGGCCCGTAGCTTTAACGGAGCTACCTTCTTGGATATTGGTTCCATCGCCCATCAATACGGCTCCGACATTATCCTCTTCTAGGTTGAGGACAATGCCCACGGTTCCGTCTTCAAATTCTACAAGTTCTGCGGCCATGGCGTTGTCTAAGCCATAAATCCGAGCAATACCATCACCGACTTGGAGAACTGTACCCACCTCAGAGACTTTTACCTCTTGGTCGTACTGTTCAATTTGTTGTTGGATAATACTGCTAATTTCGTCTGGTCTGATAGCTACCATATGTGTCTATGTTTGAATGTAAGAGGTGTGCTTATTCAGGTTTTCGGTTTAGAGGATCTCTCCAGGGGGGAGAGCCTACGCCAGGGCTAGACCAATGCGCCGCAGTTGTCCTCGCAGACTGGCATCAATCACTTGCGATCCCACTTGGATAATCACGCCACCAATTAGGTCTGGATCGATGCGAGTTTGGAGTTCCACATGCCTCGCGTTAGTCATCTCTTGAGTGCGTTCGGCGATCGCCCTCTGTTCGTCTTCCGTCAGTTCTACGGCTGAAGTAATCTCGGCCAAAACCGTTTGATTGATTTTCCGTAATAGGGACAGATAGGTTTGGCAAACTCCATCTAAAAATTGGATGCGTCCGCGATCGACCAGTAGGAATACAAACCGTTGAACATAGGAGTCCGTTCGGTCTTGAGTGATTTGTCTGAGAACCCCTTTCTTCACTTCTGGATTAACCAGGGGATTGCTCAGAACTGAACGCAGTTGTTCGCTGCTTTCCCACATTTCTAGGATCGTGCGGACATCTTCACCAAACTTTTCCGTCAGGTCATGACTTTGGGCGATAGACATCAGAGCTGCCGCATAGGGTTCTACGATTGAACCAACAATTGAACTGTTTTTCATCCGTTTCCTCCTACCCTAGCAATGCACCGTCCGATCAGTTGATGCTGAAGATCGTCGTTTAATTCATCTCTGATTTGGGATTCAACCCGTTGCATCGCTAAGGCAACAACCCGTTGTCTGAGTTCAGCAATCACTCGACTTTGTTCAGCTTCTAGATCTTGGGCGGCTGTGTCTTTTAATCTTTGGATGTCTTCATCCGATTTGGCCAAGATGGCTGCTTTGGCCGATGCTGCTCGCTCCACCGCCTGTTGACGGATTTTTTCAGCTTGAGCTTGAGCTTGAGCGAGATTTTGTTCTTGTTCTTTGAGCGCAGATGCCGCTTTTTGTTGTCGCTCTTCGGCATCTTTAATGGCGTTTTCGATTTCTTTGCGCCGATCCGCTAGGGTTTTACCTACCGCAGAGCGACCGAAGTACACCAGCACTCCGATAATAATGACGAGGTTAACAAGGTTCGTCTCAAGTACATCAAAATTGAGTCCGAACCCATGTTCTGTTGCTTCTGTTGCCAGCAACCAAAAATTACCCATGCTATGAAAGTCCATTTGAGCGCAGTTTTTCTACAGGTTTTCCTCGCTTCTGACCCAGGGTTGGGCCACACACGAAGTCCGAAACGTTCAGTTGGGTATCGAAGGGGCCAGAGAAGCTCCAGACAAGGATGGGATCAACTCGCTTGCAGGAGTTTATCTAGGATTTGGCGACTCAGTTGGTCTACCTGTCCTTCTAGGACTCCTAGGGTTTCCTGTTTTTGTCGATCGATTTCTTGTTGGGCTTGTTCGCGTTTGGCTTGCGCTTCTCGCTGGGCCTGGGCCATGTTCTGAGCGGCGATTTTATCCGCTTCAGCTTGAGCCTCGGCAATCACCGCTTGTGATTGTTTGCGAGCAGATGCGAGTTCTTCTTCGTACTGTTTCGCTAAACGTTCGGCTTTAGCTAAACGTTCGCGAGCTTCGGTTACATTGGAACGGATATAGTTGCTCCGTTCATCTATGGCATTACCCAGAGGTTTATAAAAAATTTGATTCAGTAGGGCGGCTAAGATCAGGAATTGGATGGCCATTACCAGTAACGTGCCATCGAGGTCAAACAGACCTCCCCCTTCCTCAGCTACTGCTTCTACTGCTAGAAGTATTGTCCAATCGATCATTGGCGATCGTCCCCAGTTTTTAACGATTTGCTCTGGTTTTACAGTTTTCCTGGTCAAGAGAGCAGGGTTTCCCTAGAGTTTCTAGGGAGTTAGAACTAATCTGTAACGGAACTGACAATCCTCTAGATTGAGTTCAGTTAGATTAGGGTAGAGATAGAAAGCTTTCCTATCTCTACTGTTCGTTAGCGCAATGGCTTACGAGAAGGGGTTGGCAAATAAAAGTACCAGGGAAACCACCAAACCGTAGATGGTTAACGCTTCCATGAATGCCAAACTCAGCAGGAGAGTGCCTCGGATTTTTCCTTCAGCTTCGGGTTGGCGGGCAATTCCTTCTACGGCTTGACCGGCAGCGTTTCCTTGTCCAATTCCAGGGCCGATCGCGGCTAAACCAACAGCTAGGGCAGCAGCGATAACGGAAGCAGCAGCAATTAATGAATCCATGATGGGTTCAATCTCCTTTTTTAAATTGAGTACACTTGATAGGATTTTTTCTTTCGGCTTGAGGCCGAAGATGAGTAGAGTGAGTTTCTCTCTCTGTTGGGATGGGTATGAGTTTTATCCCTTGAAGGCTAACTATGTTCTTCTTCGCCATGATGGGGATCTTCTAGAGCTTCCCCAATGTAGGTGGCGGCCAAGGTGGCAAAGATTAGGGCTTGAATGGCACTTAAGAATACTCCCAGGGCCATTACGGGCAAGGGAATAAACAAGGGAACCAGTAAGACTAATACCCCAACCACCAATTCATCAGCCAGAATGTTACCAAATAGACGGAAGCTCAGGGAAAGAGGCTTAGTAAAGTCTTCAATTACCTTGAAGGGGAGCATGAAGGGTACTGGCTCAACGTAGTGAGCGAAGTATCCTAAGCCCAGTTTTTTGATTCCGGCGTAAAAATACGCTAAGGAGGTCAAAAGGGCTAGGGCGACCGTGGTATTGATATCGCTGGTTGGTGCGGCTAGTTCACCTTCTGGCAAATGGACGATTTTCCAAGGAACTAAGGCCCCTGACCAATTTGACACAAAGATGAACAAAAATAAAGTACCGACAAAGGGAACCCAGGGTCGATATTCTTTCTCACCCATGGCATTTTTGGCCAGGTCTCGAATAAATTCCAAGGCGTACTCCATGAAGTTTTGCATTCCGCTGGGTACTCTTTGGACGTTTCGAGTGGCGGCGACCGAGGCAATCACCAGCAGTCCAATCACGAACCAGGAGGTGATCAGGACTTGCCCATGAACTTTAAGATTACCGATTTCCCAATAGAGATGCTTACCGACTTCAAGCTCGGCGAACGGGAGGCTATGATAAGCGTCCAGGAAGTTAAGCATATCCATTATTAAAGAGGGTTCAGAGTTAGGGTTCTGATCGAAGTGGCTTGCCTTTTTACAGGAGTTTACCGTTCATCCATGGGGCGATCGCTCGCCGATTACGGAGTTAAGGTTGTCCTGAGAACGTAAGCGATGATCGCAGCTTTGTAGGTTAAAAATCCCAAAAATATGGGCACGATTTCTAGCTGTTTCCATTGGAAGGCGACAATCATCACGCCAATGAAAACGGTTAAACCGGTATTGCCAAGACGTTGTTTTGCTCGTCCGAGTCCTTCTACGTTTTTGGCCAACAGTCGGAGGTAAACTACTCCAGCACAGGAGCCGATCAGATAACTGAGGCCGGTTCCTAGAGAATAGAAGAACCAGACACAGAGGAAGGCGATTCCTGTCATTCCCAATGTCCAAACATACAATTCGGTTTGCAGTTGATAATACTCGTCCATTGCGCCCGGTGAGGCACTGGGAAGAGGCAAT is a genomic window containing:
- the atpA gene encoding F0F1 ATP synthase subunit alpha; its protein translation is MVAIRPDEISSIIQQQIEQYDQEVKVSEVGTVLQVGDGIARIYGLDNAMAAELVEFEDGTVGIVLNLEEDNVGAVLMGDGTNIQEGSSVKATGRIAQVPVGEAMVGRVVNPLGEPIDGKGDIKTSESRLIESPAPGIIARQSVCEPLQTGITAIDAMIPVGRGQRELIIGDRQTGKTTVAIDTIINQKSEDVICVYVAIGQKASTVAQVVATLEEKGAMDYTIVVAANASDPATLQYIAPYTGASMAEYFMYKGKHTLVIYDDLSKQAQAYRQMSLLLRRPPGREAYPGDVFYLHSRLLERAAKLNSELGSGSMTALPIIETQAGDVSAYIPTNVISITDGQIFLSADLFNSGLRPAINAGISVSRVGSAAQTKAMKQVAGKLKLELAQYDDLRAFAQFASDLDKATQDQLSRGQRLQELLKQPQNSPLSVPEQVASVYAGLNGYLDDIPVEKIAPFAQGLRDYLKSSKPKFGEVIQSEKKLTDEAEGLLKEAIAEYKQTFLVSA
- the atpH gene encoding ATP synthase F1 subunit delta, with the protein product MKNSSIVGSIVEPYAAALMSIAQSHDLTEKFGEDVRTILEMWESSEQLRSVLSNPLVNPEVKKGVLRQITQDRTDSYVQRFVFLLVDRGRIQFLDGVCQTYLSLLRKINQTVLAEITSAVELTEDEQRAIAERTQEMTNARHVELQTRIDPDLIGGVIIQVGSQVIDASLRGQLRRIGLALA
- a CDS encoding F0F1 ATP synthase subunit B — protein: MGNFWLLATEATEHGFGLNFDVLETNLVNLVIIIGVLVYFGRSAVGKTLADRRKEIENAIKDAEERQQKAASALKEQEQNLAQAQAQAEKIRQQAVERAASAKAAILAKSDEDIQRLKDTAAQDLEAEQSRVIAELRQRVVALAMQRVESQIRDELNDDLQHQLIGRCIARVGGNG
- a CDS encoding F0F1 ATP synthase subunit B', producing MIDWTILLAVEAVAEEGGGLFDLDGTLLVMAIQFLILAALLNQIFYKPLGNAIDERSNYIRSNVTEARERLAKAERLAKQYEEELASARKQSQAVIAEAQAEADKIAAQNMAQAQREAQAKREQAQQEIDRQKQETLGVLEGQVDQLSRQILDKLLQAS
- the atpE gene encoding ATP synthase F0 subunit C; protein product: MDSLIAAASVIAAALAVGLAAIGPGIGQGNAAGQAVEGIARQPEAEGKIRGTLLLSLAFMEALTIYGLVVSLVLLFANPFS
- the atpB gene encoding F0F1 ATP synthase subunit A, which translates into the protein MLNFLDAYHSLPFAELEVGKHLYWEIGNLKVHGQVLITSWFVIGLLVIASVAATRNVQRVPSGMQNFMEYALEFIRDLAKNAMGEKEYRPWVPFVGTLFLFIFVSNWSGALVPWKIVHLPEGELAAPTSDINTTVALALLTSLAYFYAGIKKLGLGYFAHYVEPVPFMLPFKVIEDFTKPLSLSFRLFGNILADELVVGVLVLLVPLFIPLPVMALGVFLSAIQALIFATLAATYIGEALEDPHHGEEEHS
- a CDS encoding ATP synthase subunit I codes for the protein MNTSDESPKTETPTEEDLPQLPLPSASPGAMDEYYQLQTELYVWTLGMTGIAFLCVWFFYSLGTGLSYLIGSCAGVVYLRLLAKNVEGLGRAKQRLGNTGLTVFIGVMIVAFQWKQLEIVPIFLGFLTYKAAIIAYVLRTTLTP